A window from Podospora bellae-mahoneyi strain CBS 112042 chromosome 1 map unlocalized CBS112042p_1, whole genome shotgun sequence encodes these proteins:
- a CDS encoding uncharacterized protein (COG:A; EggNog:ENOG503NX26) has translation MAAEAEYWTFPTDKELFDQDERISFSKLDNKYIAVQDDGTEYEFDEGLRRWIPIIDEALIEQQQRGYMVPGVDDDDGSAQGVKRKMGYGDDREDSSQNGTSTKSKKKQRPPPQPRQNTAVYVTGLPSDATVEEVAELFSRKCGVIAEEIDSGRPRIKMYTDGEGKFKGDALVVFFKPQSVEMAIMLLDDTDFRFGEGGTKMRVQAADMSYKRVKYDEEKGDGEGGNGGGGGVKQEGGNNNNKKASQDKQKIIRKTQKLSAKLADWSDEEEEKVGGGGGKWDKVVILRHMFTLEELEEDPAALLDIKDDIREECEMLGKVNNVILYDQEEEGIVMVKFGSREAAEKCLSKMHGRKFDGRTVEAFFATGRERFRKSRDAGGEEGEESE, from the exons ATGGCCGCCGAAGCCGAATACTGGACGTTTCCAACTGACAAGGAGCTGTTTGATCAGGACGAGCGCATCTCGTTTTCGAAGCTGGACAACAAGTACATTGCCGTTCAGGACGACGGCACCGAATACGAGTTTGACGAGGGCCTGAGGCGCTGGATCCCTATCATCGACGAGGCGCTtattgagcagcagcagaggggaTACATGGTGCccggggtggatgatgatgatgggtcgGCGCAGGGtgtgaagaggaagatggggtaTGGGGATGATAGAGAG GATTCCTCACAGAATGGCACCTcaacaaaaagcaaaaagaagcaacGCCCGCCCCCGCAACCAAGGCAAAACACGGCCGTGTACGTCACTGGTCTTCCGTCGGACGCGACAGTCGAAGAAGTGGCCGAGTTGTTTTCGCGAAAGTGCGGGGTTATTGCCGAGGAGATTGACTCGGGGAGGCCGAGAATCAAGATGTACACGGACGGGGAGGGAAAGTTTAAGGGGGACGCGCTGGTGGTTTTTTTCAAGCCGCAGAGCGTGGAGATGGCGATTATGTTGCTGGATGACACGGATTTTCgatttggagagggggggacgAAAATGAGGGTTCAGGCGGCGGATATGAGTTATAAGAGGGTGAAGTATgatgaggaaaagggggatggggaggggggtaatggggggggagggggggtgaaacaggaggggggtaataacaacaacaagaaggccaGTCAGGATAAGCAAAAGATTATTAGAAAGACGCAGAAGTTATCGGCCAAGTTGGCGGATTggtcggatgaggaggaggaaaaggtgggtgggggaggggggaagtgGGACAAGGTTGTCATTTTGAGGCACATGTTTacgctggaggagctggaggaggatccAGCTGCGCTGTTGGACATCAAGGATGATATCAGGGAGGAGTGTGAGATGTTGGGGAAGGTGAACAATGTTATTTTGTATgatcaggaggaggaggggattgTGATGGTCAAGTTTGGGAGtcgggaggcggcggagaagtgTCTGAGCAAGATGCACGGGAGGAAGTTTGATGGGAGGACAGTGGAGGCGTTTTTTGCGACAGGGAGGGAGAGATTTAGGAAGAGTAGGGatgctgggggggaggagggggaggagagtgagtag
- a CDS encoding uncharacterized protein (EggNog:ENOG503NZRW; COG:S) yields MSITPIITFKAGLCQVDHNSKPYKVEPDSRPGYIYLYSEDDLIHFCWRPRNVPLDEPEIDLVMVPTDGHFTPYNTRNPTEPSAKTNGRIFVLKFTSSSQRHIFWLQSKPQGQSGDPTWFSPRDLKIGEIVDQLLQGEEVDVTRELASVRNNTDDSRRDDEDETMEDVEGHGDAHAHHRGGSGGAGPGATGGDFRQEGEDSRDGGADGARAASNNANNDAADAVRNFLASIQANQKLGGGGGQSAQGKLYPLLNDLLEPSTTIPMLDSASDEYVDNLLSYLPPMVLVLSQQGENGDDIDKEPSAEAVEAAKQAMSSGQKRALLKKVLRSPQFTQSLASLTSALRDGGLPTVAGSLGIAVENGGLVRGGSVPLGGGDAVEAFVEGVKKTVQKK; encoded by the exons ATGTCGATaacacccatcatcaccttcaaGGCGGGCCTCTGCCAGGTCGAC CACAACTCAAAGCCCTACAAGGTTGAGCCCGACTCCAGACCTGGCTATATCTATCTGTACTCGGAAGATG ACCTCATCCACTTTTGCTGGCGACCCAGAAATGTCCCCCTCGACGAGCCCGAGATTGATCTCGTCATGGTCCCAACCGATGGTCACTTCACCCCTTACAACACCCGCAACCCCACCGAGCCCTCAGCCAAGACCAACGGTCGCATCTTCGTCCTCAAGTTCACTTCATCCTCTCAGAGACACATCTTCTGGCTCCAGTCAAAGCCACAGGGGCAGAGCGGCGATCCCACCTGGTTCAGCCCCAGGGATCTCAAGATCGGAGAGATCGTCGACCAGCTCTTgcagggagaggaggtggatgtgaCCCGTGAGCTGGCCTCGGTCCGCAACAACACCGACGACAGCCGAcgtgatgacgaggacgagacgATGGAGGACGTTGAGGGGCACGGCGACGCccatgcccaccaccgcggcggcagcggaGGTGCCGGTCCTGGAGCAACTGGGGGAGATTTCCGGcaagagggcgaggactCGAGAGACGGAGGTGCTGATGGTGCGAGAGC GGCAAGCAACAATGCAAACAACGACGCTGCCGATGCGGTGCGGAACTTCCTGGCCTCGATCCAGGCCAACCAGAAGCtcggcgggggcggtggtcAGTCAGCTCAGGGCAAGCTTTATCCCCTGCTCAATGATCTTCTCGAACCATCGACTACAATCCCCATGCTCGACTCGGCGTCAGATGAATACGTCGACAACTTGCTGAGCTACCTCCCACCCATGGTACTGGTTCTCTCGCAGCAGGGTGAGAACGGGGATGACATTGACAAGGAGCCCAGTGCAGAGGCAGTAGAGGCTGCCAAGCAGGCCATGAGCTCCGGGCAGAAGCGCGCTCTCCTCAAAAAGGTGCTGCGCAGTCCTCAGTTTACGCAAAGTCTAGCAAGCCTAACATCAGCCCTCCGGGATGGCGGCCTGCCTACTGTCGCGGGTTCTTTGGGTATTGCGGTTGAGAACGGTGGTCTGGTGAGGGGCGGGTCTGTGCcgctgggtggtggtgatgctgttgaggctttcgttgagggggtgaagaagacggtGCAGAAGAAGTGA
- the MNN9 gene encoding Golgi mannosyltransferase complex subunit (CAZy:GT62; COG:I; EggNog:ENOG503NUK3), which produces MARPLGPVRLKKASPVTLAIGAVFTILVLYFLIGSSAPDFSASRKASAASHPLSPPTSPFRKSTGGGKPKAPPVAHYNLNNVTITSDPLGNRENILLLTPMARFYQQYWDNLLKLSYPHELITLGFILPKTKEGNAATTELQKQIAKTQKSGPEKDRFKSIIILRQDFDPPLQSQDEAERHKIQNQKIRRAAMAKARNSLLFTTLGPATSWVLWLDADVIETPSDLIQDLAAHNKPVIAPNCFQRFYNTEKKAMDERPYDFNNWQDSPTAVELAKKMGPDDILLEGYADMATYRALMAYMHKTDGLRQETVPLDGVGGAALLVKADVHRDGAMFPPFSFYHLIETEGFAKMAKRLGWQPFGLPNYKVYHYNE; this is translated from the exons ATGGCGCGTCCACTGGGGCCGGTTCGCCTCAAGAAGGCGAGCCCAGTCACTCTCGCTATCGGCGCCGTTTTCACCATTCTTGTCTTATACTTTTTAATAGGCTCCTCGGCCCCTGATTTCTCTGCTTCCAGAAAAGCCAGCGCAGCATCTCACCCGctatcaccacccacctctccattCCGCAAGTCGACCGGAGGAGGGAAACCAAAGGCGCCGCCCGTCGCCCACTACAACCTCAACAatgtcaccatcaccagcgaCCCTCTGGGCAACCGGGagaacatcctcctcctcacccccatgGCCCGCTTCTACCAGCAGTACTGGGACAACCTCTTGAAGCTGTCCTACCCCCACGAGCTAATCACCCTGggcttcatcctccccaagacAAAGGAGGGCAACGCCGCCACAACCGAACTCCAGAAGCAAATCGCCAAAACACAAAAGTCGGGCCCGGAAAAAGACCGGTTCaaaagcatcatcatcctccgaCAAGACTTTGACCCCCCTCTCCAATCCCAAGACGAAGCCGAACGGCACAAGATCCAAAACCAAAAGATCCGCCGCGCCGCCATGGCCAAAGCCCGCAACTCGCTGcttttcaccaccctcggcccGGCCACCTCGTGGGTCCTCTGGCTCGACGCCGACGTCATCGAGACGCCCTCCGATCTGATCCAGGACCTCGCCGCCCACAACAAGCCCGTCATCGCGCCCAACTGCTTCCAGCGGTTCTACAAcacggagaagaaggcgatggACGAGAGGCCGTACGACTTCAACAACTGGCAGGACAGCCCGACGGCGGtggagctggccaagaagatgGGGCCGGACGACATTTTGCTGGAGGGTTACGCCGACATGGCCACGTACCGGGCGCTGATGGCGTACATGCACAAGACAGACGGGCTGAGGCAGGAGACGGTGCCGCTGGACGGGGTGGGGGGCGCGGCGTTATTGGTCAAGGCGGACGTGCACCGGGACGGGGCCATGTTTCCGCCCTTTTCGTTTTACCACCTGATCGAGACGGAGGGGTTTGCGAAGATGGCGAAGAGGTTGGGGTGGCAGCCTTTTGGGTTGCCTAATTATAAg GTCTACCATTACAATGAGTGA
- the PEX4 gene encoding E2 ubiquitin-protein ligase peroxin 4 (COG:O; EggNog:ENOG503P4AD), which yields MSSRSKPSSSSAAGARAAMRRLAKEYASIQSQLSDAPNEEIELGIERLGPPDQTDLLHWEAVLNGRGLGGGYADGRWLLKITIPPTYPLSPPEIKFETSIVHANVKLETGEICLDLLKDAWSPAYSVLECVKAVRMLLDHPGIDSPLNVDVAALLREGDEIGARGLVELWIGDQPGGRYEGS from the exons ATGTCCTCCCGATCAAAaccatcgtcctcttcaGCTGCAGGAGCTCGGGCGGCAATGCGCCGCCTGGCAAAAGAATACGCCTCCATCCAATCCCAACTGTCAGACGCCCCAAACGAAGAGATAGAACTCGGGATCGAACGCCTCGGCCCGCCCGACCAAACCGACTTGTTGCATTGGGAGGCGGTACTGAACgggagagggttagggggTGGATATGCTG ATGGCAGGTGGTTACTAAAAATTACCATCCCCCCTACGtaccccctctccccgccGGAAATCAAGTTTGAAACCTCGATTGTCCATGCAAACGTGAAATTAGAGACCGGGGAGATATGTCTTGATTTACTAAAAGATGCCTGGAGCCCGGCGTATAGTGTGTTGGAGTGTGTAAAGGCAGTGAGGATGCTGCTTGATCATCCGGGGATTGACTCACCTCTCAACGTCGACGTTGCTGCGCTGCtcagggagggggatgagatTGGcgcgagggggttggtggagctTTGGATTGGGGATCAGCCTGGGGGGAGGTATGAGGGGAGTTAA